AAAGATGAATTTATTAAACTTGGACAGGCATTAAAAGCAGCTGGACTTGTAGATTCTGGAGTTGTGGCAAAAATTGTCATTCAGGATGGTGAAGTTCTTGTGAATGGAGAAGTTGAAACAAGAAGAGGAAAAAAATTATATGGTGGCGAAGTTGTATCTTTTGATGGTCAGGAGATTCATATCGTCAAATAGTTTGGAGTAGTATGATTATTAAATCTTTGGAATTAAAAAATTATCGAAATTATGACGAACTTTCCATGAATTTTGCGAGTGGAACGAATTTATTGTATGGAGATAATGCCCAGGGAAAGACCAATATTCTGGAATCAATTTATTTAAGTGCGACAACAAAATCACACCGTGGAAATAAGGACCGGGAGTTGATAAAGTTTGAAGAGAATGAAGCTCACATAAGAATTC
The sequence above is drawn from the Anaerostipes hadrus ATCC 29173 = JCM 17467 genome and encodes:
- a CDS encoding RNA-binding S4 domain-containing protein; this encodes MEIKLKDEFIKLGQALKAAGLVDSGVVAKIVIQDGEVLVNGEVETRRGKKLYGGEVVSFDGQEIHIVK